The following proteins come from a genomic window of Methanobacterium bryantii:
- the modA gene encoding molybdate ABC transporter substrate-binding protein, which produces MDTKNIAIIAVIAVVIIVAGIYASGVLTGGNSASGNITVLAGAGTMKAMNELKTNFEKEHPGTTVNIQYGNSGELFATLSSQKSADMVVPGDLTFMDNAKSKGYIDNSTVKPIVYHIPVIAVQKGNPKNITSVKDLGKSGIKVALGDTNGTAVGKQSIKILNKTGDLVAVKSNVVVYAPTVNQLLTYLTSGQVDAAIVTEDIANASASEGKIEIIQIPEDQNSIATIGVGLTTFTKNKDLAMQFEDYITSSNGLAVWEKNGFKPVDQ; this is translated from the coding sequence ATGGATACAAAAAACATCGCAATTATTGCAGTCATAGCCGTTGTAATTATAGTTGCAGGCATATATGCAAGCGGCGTCTTAACAGGCGGGAACAGTGCAAGCGGAAATATCACTGTTTTAGCTGGCGCAGGCACTATGAAAGCTATGAACGAATTAAAAACGAATTTTGAAAAAGAACATCCGGGTACAACAGTTAATATACAATACGGCAACAGTGGAGAGCTTTTTGCAACATTAAGCTCCCAAAAAAGTGCAGACATGGTAGTTCCAGGAGACCTGACATTTATGGACAATGCTAAAAGTAAAGGTTACATCGATAACAGTACCGTTAAACCGATAGTATACCACATACCAGTCATAGCAGTCCAGAAAGGAAACCCTAAAAATATAACTTCTGTAAAAGACCTGGGTAAATCTGGAATTAAAGTTGCTTTAGGAGATACCAACGGTACCGCTGTCGGTAAACAGAGTATAAAAATACTCAATAAAACAGGCGACTTAGTTGCAGTTAAAAGTAATGTTGTTGTCTATGCACCTACTGTAAACCAGCTCTTAACCTACCTCACATCAGGCCAGGTTGATGCAGCTATAGTAACAGAAGATATAGCAAATGCAAGTGCTTCTGAAGGTAAAATCGAAATAATACAGATTCCAGAGGACCAGAATTCCATTGCTACCATTGGTGTTGGTTTAACCACTTTCACTAAAAATAAGGACCTTGCTATGCAGTTTGAAGACTACATAACCTCCTCTAATGGTCTGGCAGTATGGGAGAAAAACGGATTTAAACCTGTAGATCAATAA
- a CDS encoding ABC transporter permease, with translation MKSKLEITFISISFIFTALLFIIIGSLFFMPSLQGFIQSLFSEEMATAFKLTLSTSVIAALSVILIAVPTAYSLSRYKFPLKNIVKSILDLPMAFPEIILGIALLMLFGNNLFGNFLQNLGINIVFTTTGIIIAQFFVAFPYAVRIIYSTFNYINPRYELVSRSLGYGEFETFKNITLPLAKSGIFAALVVTIARCIGTFAAVLLVGGGTYLRTETLPIAIYYNLSLGNIDMAITASIILILISFAAIFVLEKYANENTG, from the coding sequence ATGAAAAGCAAGCTTGAGATAACCTTTATTTCCATTTCTTTTATTTTTACTGCACTTTTATTCATAATTATAGGCAGCCTTTTTTTTATGCCATCATTACAAGGATTCATTCAGTCTCTTTTTTCAGAAGAAATGGCAACTGCATTTAAACTAACCTTATCTACATCCGTAATAGCAGCGTTAAGCGTGATATTAATAGCTGTGCCCACTGCTTATTCACTGTCCAGATATAAGTTTCCACTTAAAAATATAGTGAAAAGTATTTTAGACCTTCCCATGGCATTTCCAGAAATTATTTTAGGTATAGCACTGCTGATGCTCTTTGGAAACAATTTATTTGGAAATTTCCTGCAGAACCTTGGTATAAATATCGTTTTCACCACAACAGGGATAATCATAGCCCAATTCTTTGTTGCATTTCCCTATGCTGTAAGAATAATTTACTCTACATTTAACTACATCAACCCCCGATATGAACTGGTTTCCAGAAGTTTAGGGTACGGAGAATTCGAAACCTTTAAAAATATAACCCTTCCCCTTGCTAAAAGTGGAATATTCGCAGCATTAGTTGTTACAATTGCCCGATGCATAGGAACATTTGCCGCGGTCCTCCTGGTAGGCGGTGGAACGTACCTGAGAACTGAAACATTACCAATTGCTATTTACTACAATTTATCACTTGGAAATATAGATATGGCCATAACAGCAAGCATAATACTTATATTAATATCATTTGCAGCCATATTCGTGCTGGAAAAATATGCAAACGAAAATACAGGATGA
- a CDS encoding ATP-binding cassette domain-containing protein: MQTKIQDDPMFLEVQNLSVDLGEFYLDNVNLSLDKNSYMVIIGPTGSGKSVLLETIAGFYRAEEGKIFLEGKEITELNPENRGISIVYQDYVLFPHMNIFENISYGLKKKTNDKEIIKSKVLKMAKLLKIDHLLHRNPDTLSGGEKQRTAIARSLIIEPRVLLMDEPFSAVDVSTHAYLTKLIKNVIADYGTTCIHVTHNFNDVWNLADKVAVMKEGKILQQDIPTEVFSKPSHNFVADFVGIHNIFEGKIIEKEGSLTKIKLDSDLIIYSSDSSEDSGKILVGIRPENVIFSNETFVSSVQNQIKGVVNEIVKVGPIVWIEVKIGEINFKGILTPNSCEKLKIKKGKNIYLSFKSVNVKIIDKKEFYTP; the protein is encoded by the coding sequence ATGCAAACGAAAATACAGGATGATCCAATGTTTTTAGAAGTTCAAAATTTGAGTGTTGATCTCGGAGAATTTTACCTTGACAATGTGAATTTAAGTCTGGATAAAAACAGTTACATGGTGATTATCGGCCCAACTGGTTCAGGCAAATCTGTCCTCTTAGAAACAATTGCCGGATTTTACAGGGCAGAAGAAGGAAAAATATTCCTCGAAGGAAAAGAAATAACAGAGTTAAATCCTGAAAACCGTGGGATAAGTATAGTTTATCAGGATTATGTACTTTTTCCCCATATGAACATCTTTGAAAATATATCCTATGGATTAAAGAAAAAAACAAATGATAAAGAAATAATAAAATCTAAAGTTTTAAAGATGGCTAAACTCCTTAAAATTGATCATCTTTTACATAGGAATCCTGATACCTTAAGCGGCGGCGAAAAACAGAGAACTGCCATTGCAAGATCCCTTATTATCGAACCACGAGTACTGCTTATGGATGAGCCATTCAGCGCCGTTGATGTAAGTACCCATGCCTACCTTACGAAGCTAATTAAAAATGTAATAGCAGACTATGGAACCACATGTATCCATGTAACTCATAACTTTAATGATGTCTGGAACTTAGCTGATAAGGTGGCAGTTATGAAAGAAGGTAAAATTCTTCAACAGGATATACCCACAGAAGTATTTTCAAAACCTTCCCACAATTTTGTTGCAGACTTCGTAGGTATACACAATATTTTTGAAGGCAAAATCATCGAAAAAGAAGGGTCTCTAACTAAAATAAAGTTAGATTCAGATTTAATTATATACAGTTCAGATTCATCTGAAGATTCAGGTAAAATTTTGGTAGGTATAAGACCAGAAAATGTTATTTTTTCAAATGAAACCTTTGTTTCTTCTGTTCAAAATCAGATTAAGGGAGTTGTAAACGAAATTGTAAAAGTTGGCCCTATAGTCTGGATAGAAGTTAAAATAGGGGAAATTAACTTTAAAGGGATTTTAACCCCAAATTCATGTGAAAAATTAAAGATTAAGAAAGGGAAAAACATCTATTTAAGTTTTAAATCTGTTAATGTCAAAATAATTGATAAAAAGGAGTTCTATACTCCATAA
- a CDS encoding DUF2097 domain-containing protein, with protein sequence MEKEITMDCDAAIEYIKNNVKTYDNIELSYNRVYTPGEVINVETECLKDRETCSVMVQVQGDTLNSTIEIDLEEVKDDLIEIRHTPKGQENVTVIVIDRCGD encoded by the coding sequence ATGGAAAAAGAGATAACAATGGATTGTGACGCTGCTATTGAATACATAAAAAATAATGTAAAAACCTATGACAACATAGAATTATCTTATAATAGAGTTTATACTCCTGGAGAAGTTATAAACGTTGAAACTGAGTGTTTAAAAGACAGGGAAACCTGCAGTGTAATGGTTCAAGTACAGGGTGACACATTAAATTCAACCATTGAAATAGACCTGGAAGAAGTAAAAGATGACTTAATTGAAATTAGACATACTCCTAAAGGCCAGGAGAATGTAACTGTAATTGTTATTGACAGATGCGGCGATTAA
- a CDS encoding DUF2097 domain-containing protein, giving the protein METEIILSANDVVDYVKNEVKQYDILEISYNMVYVPGEVLDIEEDEEDESLNLTLQLMGELLNDTVHLDLTQIKDDILEIRHTKTDDELVIIVIEETLK; this is encoded by the coding sequence ATGGAAACTGAAATAATATTGAGTGCCAATGACGTTGTAGACTACGTCAAAAATGAAGTCAAACAGTATGATATTCTGGAAATTTCGTATAATATGGTGTATGTACCGGGAGAAGTTCTGGATATAGAAGAAGATGAAGAAGATGAAAGCTTAAACCTCACCCTCCAATTAATGGGCGAATTATTAAATGATACAGTCCATCTTGATTTAACACAGATTAAAGATGATATTTTGGAAATTCGACATACCAAAACCGACGATGAACTTGTTATAATTGTTATTGAAGAAACTTTAAAATAA
- a CDS encoding formylmethanofuran dehydrogenase subunit C, protein MLSLKTITLDQIKTSPIALEFDEIIPDEVYTWEKADFEKYMVPIGNSRFPLTDYFTIEVEGDAESADDVKMVINGDCGRVKYIGSKMSAGEIIVNGDADLHCGAEMEGGSITVNGNADSYAGREMRGGSLTITGNTREFCGSSYIGDWRGMSGGTITLHGNAGKQLGECLSGGKIIVKGNCDILAGIHMTKGYIQIDGDVTRWPGGQMKNGDIVVNGELGRLLEGFTQEGIYDDPEIEGEVLSGKYIKYIGDIALNGKGRLWLNAEKNRDKL, encoded by the coding sequence GTGTTAAGCTTGAAAACAATAACTTTAGATCAAATAAAGACTTCCCCAATAGCACTGGAATTCGATGAAATAATTCCAGATGAAGTATACACTTGGGAAAAAGCAGACTTTGAAAAGTATATGGTGCCAATTGGAAACTCAAGATTCCCACTCACAGACTACTTCACTATAGAAGTGGAAGGAGATGCTGAAAGTGCTGACGATGTAAAAATGGTCATAAACGGAGATTGTGGCAGAGTAAAATACATCGGTAGCAAAATGAGTGCAGGTGAAATCATAGTTAACGGAGACGCGGATTTACACTGCGGAGCTGAGATGGAAGGAGGTTCCATCACAGTTAACGGAAATGCAGACAGCTATGCCGGTAGAGAAATGAGGGGAGGATCCCTCACCATCACAGGGAATACCAGAGAATTCTGTGGATCATCATATATTGGTGACTGGAGAGGAATGAGTGGAGGAACCATAACCCTCCACGGAAACGCTGGTAAACAGCTCGGTGAATGTTTATCCGGTGGTAAAATAATCGTTAAAGGAAACTGTGATATTCTCGCAGGTATCCACATGACTAAAGGTTACATCCAGATTGATGGTGATGTAACCAGATGGCCTGGTGGACAGATGAAAAACGGTGACATCGTTGTTAACGGAGAACTCGGTCGTTTACTGGAAGGATTTACCCAGGAAGGTATATACGACGATCCTGAAATTGAAGGAGAAGTTTTATCTGGGAAATACATAAAATACATCGGTGACATCGCTTTAAACGGAAAAGGCCGATTATGGCTAAATGCTGAAAAGAACAGGGATAAACTCTAG
- a CDS encoding formylmethanofuran dehydrogenase subunit A, translating into MEYILKNGIVYDPANKIAGEKKDVMFKDGKIVDNVSSDAKVIDVTDKIVMPAGIDPHAHVAGPKLVVGRLYRPEDSRKGVTGKKGVARSESGFSIPSCPATGYRYSRMGYGTVTEAAVPPLEAKHTHEEIMAIPNLDITPLALFGNNWFVMQFAKEGKIDELAAFISSWLKLTKCYGVKIVNPCGSEAWGWGMNVHGIDDPAPYWDVTSREVITALAKANEKLGLPHSIHIHPNNLGHPGNYPTTIGSLDIVKDVEKNSPVRNQTVHITHAQFHSYAGTSWRDVESGADYVTDYINKNKHVTMDVGQITLDETTTMTADAPFEFDLHQLNGLKWANKDIELETASGIVPCIYSPKAPVSAFQWAVGLELFMGVKDPWQVCLTTDHPNAGPFIRYPRIISWLMSSERRNEMMDNKEVHPWSHRRTALATIDREYDFNEIAIITRAGPAKIYGYQDRGELTPGYNADIAVYDINPFDIDPSKDPAAIEKAFGAAMYTIKDGQILVKDGEVVSIKPSQTLWTNVKGLEEEEKSVMERVMPDFTRYYSIKFENYQVYDKYLPNPIETTINQASK; encoded by the coding sequence ATGGAATACATACTTAAAAATGGTATTGTTTACGACCCTGCCAACAAGATAGCAGGAGAAAAGAAAGACGTAATGTTCAAGGATGGAAAAATCGTTGACAACGTCTCTTCTGATGCTAAAGTAATTGACGTAACTGACAAAATTGTAATGCCTGCAGGAATTGATCCTCACGCTCACGTAGCAGGACCAAAACTTGTTGTAGGTAGGTTATACAGACCTGAAGATTCAAGAAAAGGTGTAACTGGTAAAAAAGGTGTAGCAAGATCAGAAAGTGGATTTTCCATACCAAGCTGTCCTGCAACTGGATACAGATACTCTAGAATGGGATACGGAACAGTAACAGAAGCAGCTGTACCTCCACTAGAAGCTAAACACACTCACGAAGAAATAATGGCTATACCTAACTTAGACATTACTCCACTCGCTCTCTTTGGTAACAACTGGTTTGTAATGCAGTTTGCTAAAGAAGGTAAAATAGATGAACTTGCAGCATTCATCTCTTCATGGTTAAAACTCACCAAATGTTACGGTGTAAAAATAGTTAACCCATGTGGAAGTGAAGCATGGGGATGGGGTATGAACGTACATGGAATTGACGACCCTGCTCCATACTGGGACGTAACTTCCAGAGAAGTAATAACTGCGCTTGCAAAAGCTAACGAAAAGTTAGGACTGCCACATTCAATACACATACACCCTAACAACTTAGGACACCCAGGAAACTACCCAACAACTATAGGATCTTTAGACATTGTCAAAGACGTTGAGAAAAACTCACCTGTCAGAAACCAGACTGTCCACATAACTCACGCTCAGTTCCACTCATACGCGGGTACAAGCTGGAGAGATGTTGAATCTGGTGCAGATTATGTTACAGATTACATAAACAAAAACAAACATGTAACAATGGACGTTGGGCAGATAACCCTTGACGAAACCACAACCATGACAGCTGATGCTCCATTTGAATTTGATTTACACCAGCTGAATGGTCTCAAATGGGCTAACAAGGATATTGAGCTGGAAACAGCATCTGGTATTGTACCATGTATTTACTCACCAAAAGCTCCAGTTTCAGCTTTCCAGTGGGCTGTTGGATTAGAGTTATTCATGGGAGTCAAAGATCCATGGCAAGTTTGTTTAACAACTGACCACCCTAACGCAGGTCCATTCATAAGATACCCAAGAATTATCTCCTGGTTAATGAGCAGCGAAAGAAGAAATGAAATGATGGACAACAAAGAAGTCCACCCATGGTCTCACAGAAGAACCGCACTCGCAACCATTGACAGGGAATACGACTTCAATGAAATAGCAATCATCACCAGGGCAGGACCAGCTAAAATCTACGGATATCAGGACAGAGGTGAACTCACACCTGGTTACAACGCAGACATAGCTGTATACGATATTAATCCATTTGACATAGACCCATCTAAAGACCCTGCAGCAATAGAAAAAGCATTCGGTGCTGCAATGTACACAATTAAAGATGGTCAAATCTTAGTCAAAGATGGTGAAGTTGTAAGTATCAAACCAAGCCAGACTTTATGGACCAACGTAAAAGGATTAGAAGAAGAAGAAAAATCAGTAATGGAAAGGGTAATGCCTGACTTTACCAGATATTATTCAATTAAATTTGAAAACTATCAGGTATATGACAAATATTTACCTAACCCAATTGAAACAACAATTAATCAAGCAAGTAAATAA
- a CDS encoding formylmethanofuran dehydrogenase subunit B: MANYEEPITDYDEIVENCTCAFCGCNCDDLDYLVKDGHVVAVRHACRLGASKIMEDMDQRLLVPMIRNEEGELEEVDWDAALDKAAELIAGAVRPVFYGWSETSIETMHYGLELGELVGAVLDNQATICHGPSIQAVQNVGYPIFTLGEGKNRADMVVYTGSNAMNSHPRHMARYSTFPRGYFRPRGRYDRTVVTMDPKYSDTAKMSDVWIGFEQNGDYEFYNAIRAVLKGKKLKKDVISGIPKEDIYELAEKMKNAQFGTLYFGLGLTHTLSKQRNIDIAIQMIADLNKYSKWVLMPMRGHFNVNGFNIFMSYETGFPYGVDFSRGYQRYMNGETNTIDLLTRKECDVFMVIAADPGAHYPGGAVKHLAEIPVIQIDIHWGPSTEIADVVLPGSFIGVEAAGTSYRMDGVPIYMKKAIDKPETCRDDEWIVKELLERVKKIKAEQGTSQSEEGALAK, translated from the coding sequence ATGGCAAATTACGAAGAACCAATAACAGACTACGATGAAATCGTAGAAAACTGTACTTGCGCTTTTTGCGGATGTAACTGTGACGATTTAGATTATTTAGTTAAAGATGGGCATGTTGTTGCAGTAAGACATGCTTGCAGACTAGGTGCTAGTAAGATTATGGAAGATATGGATCAGAGATTATTAGTACCAATGATAAGGAATGAAGAAGGTGAACTTGAAGAAGTTGACTGGGATGCTGCTTTAGATAAAGCTGCAGAACTTATAGCTGGAGCTGTAAGACCTGTATTCTACGGTTGGAGTGAAACTTCAATTGAAACCATGCATTATGGTCTCGAACTTGGTGAATTAGTAGGAGCTGTCTTAGACAACCAGGCAACTATTTGCCACGGTCCTTCTATTCAGGCAGTTCAGAATGTAGGATACCCTATTTTCACCCTTGGAGAAGGTAAAAACCGTGCAGACATGGTTGTTTACACTGGAAGTAATGCTATGAACTCTCACCCAAGACACATGGCTAGATACAGTACTTTCCCACGAGGATACTTCAGGCCAAGGGGAAGATACGACAGAACTGTTGTTACAATGGACCCTAAATACAGTGACACAGCTAAAATGTCTGATGTATGGATTGGGTTTGAACAAAACGGTGATTACGAGTTCTATAACGCTATAAGAGCAGTTTTAAAAGGTAAAAAACTCAAAAAAGATGTAATCTCAGGTATACCTAAAGAAGACATATATGAATTAGCCGAAAAAATGAAAAATGCTCAATTCGGTACACTTTACTTCGGTTTAGGTTTAACACATACTTTATCCAAACAGAGAAACATTGACATAGCTATTCAAATGATAGCTGACTTAAACAAATACTCTAAATGGGTACTGATGCCTATGAGGGGTCACTTCAATGTTAACGGGTTCAATATTTTCATGTCTTATGAAACTGGATTCCCATACGGTGTCGACTTCTCAAGAGGATACCAGAGATACATGAACGGGGAAACCAACACCATAGATCTCTTAACAAGGAAAGAATGTGATGTATTCATGGTAATAGCTGCAGATCCAGGAGCACACTACCCTGGAGGAGCTGTAAAACACCTTGCAGAAATTCCAGTTATACAGATAGATATCCACTGGGGACCATCAACTGAAATAGCAGATGTAGTACTTCCAGGATCATTCATAGGTGTGGAAGCTGCTGGTACCAGTTATAGGATGGACGGTGTTCCAATCTACATGAAAAAAGCTATAGACAAACCTGAAACTTGCAGAGACGACGAATGGATCGTAAAAGAATTATTAGAAAGAGTTAAAAAAATCAAAGCTGAGCAAGGAACTTCACAATCTGAAGAAGGAGCTTTAGCTAAATAG
- a CDS encoding molybdopterin dinucleotide binding domain-containing protein, with protein MTYVEKPAVPKVVKFEEPTAKERTKLEVMLNTGSDIYQGACKKRGSTLKDEYRKVAGVAYMDPKDMAKLGVANWEHVKVVSDWGEVIVFAAHSRDAPHEGTIFIPKGPWANVVTSPETYCCCDPTYKGIMCTVEKSEEDVLLMADLMRATYKKYVGNKDEESIAKLTSLGEMPVYKKL; from the coding sequence TTGACTTATGTAGAAAAACCAGCCGTTCCTAAAGTAGTAAAATTTGAAGAACCAACTGCTAAAGAACGAACTAAATTAGAAGTAATGCTTAACACAGGTTCCGACATTTACCAAGGAGCTTGCAAAAAAAGAGGATCTACCCTTAAAGATGAATACAGAAAAGTTGCTGGAGTAGCATACATGGACCCTAAAGACATGGCTAAATTAGGCGTCGCTAACTGGGAACATGTGAAAGTAGTTTCTGACTGGGGAGAAGTAATTGTATTCGCTGCTCACTCAAGGGATGCTCCTCATGAAGGCACAATATTTATACCAAAAGGACCATGGGCAAATGTAGTAACAAGCCCTGAGACCTACTGCTGCTGTGACCCTACATACAAAGGGATCATGTGTACAGTTGAAAAATCTGAAGAAGACGTTTTATTAATGGCTGACCTTATGAGAGCAACCTACAAAAAATACGTCGGCAATAAGGATGAAGAAAGCATCGCCAAACTTACTTCACTTGGAGAGATGCCGGTCTACAAGAAATTATAA
- a CDS encoding 4Fe-4S binding protein — translation MELKVNQDKCLGCGVCVVACPINASISPEVSGGHGPKTEDVIMMVENGVIKLFSKDSCTKCGTCQVFCPTDAIWLE, via the coding sequence ATGGAACTTAAAGTAAACCAAGACAAATGTCTCGGATGCGGTGTTTGTGTAGTCGCATGCCCAATAAATGCATCAATCAGTCCTGAAGTTTCAGGTGGACACGGTCCTAAGACCGAAGACGTAATTATGATGGTTGAAAATGGAGTAATCAAATTATTCAGTAAAGATAGCTGTACAAAATGTGGTACCTGCCAAGTATTCTGTCCTACAGATGCAATCTGGCTAGAATGA
- the fwdF gene encoding tungsten-dependent formylmethanofuran dehydrogenase subunit FwdF, with product MAANVKEVKAKNFDIERSAEEERKLSFKNETCVGCGICEQICPVEAIELGDIGAIVRTGAEEPKITIDEHKCVLCGMCDVACPVDALDLTIDGKPIKEIETYPRLISSAEISDDACVYCKACERACPQEAVTVARVLPDRSKLVSGEIEINKEKCIDCGVCEEMCPADAITIEQKGPEDFEISVDEEKCVYCGVCKRACPENAIMEACRACSYGEYEISPEAAEITGKAIIDEESCVRCGWCEDVCPKEAVAVEKPFEGELEFDEEKCEACGACVDICPCDVLEFHKPSKPAEIGDKIDKKEQFCIYCGACANVCPTKAINVKRTAVNYTPTKSKSWQQRLESLKT from the coding sequence ATGGCTGCAAATGTAAAAGAAGTCAAAGCCAAAAATTTCGACATTGAAAGATCAGCTGAAGAAGAAAGAAAGCTGTCATTCAAGAATGAAACATGTGTTGGCTGCGGCATTTGTGAACAAATATGCCCAGTAGAGGCAATAGAGCTCGGCGACATTGGTGCAATAGTAAGGACCGGTGCTGAAGAGCCTAAAATAACAATAGATGAACATAAATGTGTACTTTGTGGTATGTGTGATGTTGCATGCCCTGTAGATGCATTAGATCTCACAATAGACGGTAAACCAATAAAAGAAATAGAAACTTACCCACGTCTCATATCTTCTGCAGAAATAAGTGATGATGCATGTGTTTACTGTAAAGCATGTGAAAGAGCATGTCCACAGGAAGCAGTAACTGTTGCAAGGGTACTCCCAGACAGGTCAAAACTTGTATCTGGTGAAATTGAAATCAACAAAGAAAAATGTATAGACTGTGGTGTATGTGAAGAAATGTGCCCTGCAGATGCTATAACCATTGAACAAAAAGGTCCTGAAGACTTCGAAATATCAGTAGATGAAGAAAAATGTGTTTACTGTGGCGTATGTAAACGTGCATGTCCTGAAAATGCTATAATGGAAGCATGCAGAGCATGTTCATACGGTGAATACGAAATCAGCCCAGAAGCAGCTGAAATCACTGGTAAAGCAATCATTGATGAAGAATCATGTGTAAGATGCGGATGGTGTGAAGATGTCTGTCCAAAAGAAGCAGTAGCTGTTGAAAAGCCATTCGAAGGTGAACTGGAATTTGACGAAGAAAAATGTGAAGCATGTGGAGCATGTGTAGATATATGCCCATGTGATGTATTAGAGTTCCACAAACCATCCAAACCAGCTGAAATCGGCGATAAAATCGATAAAAAAGAACAGTTCTGTATATACTGTGGAGCATGTGCAAATGTATGTCCTACAAAAGCTATAAACGTAAAAAGAACTGCAGTTAATTACACACCTACTAAATCCAAATCATGGCAACAAAGATTAGAATCTTTAAAAACTTAA
- a CDS encoding 4Fe-4S binding protein, whose product MPKHIASGLKYLAAVELIREGRSQREISEMLDMDRSTLSHYLNGRNISMGSIEIAELIKGFCPKDFLKLTSALLENMDTTRTIVKTCLNQKYRAKVKDSCIGCGLCVDTCLMNAISLDNLKAQIDSESCCGCLMCEEKCPTNSIKIVLEVEENPNPSKT is encoded by the coding sequence ATGCCAAAACACATTGCTTCAGGATTAAAATATTTAGCGGCAGTAGAACTCATTAGAGAGGGACGCAGCCAGAGAGAGATATCAGAAATGTTGGATATGGACAGATCAACACTTTCTCATTATTTAAATGGTAGAAATATATCTATGGGATCTATAGAGATAGCAGAACTCATTAAAGGTTTCTGTCCAAAGGACTTCCTGAAGTTAACAAGTGCTCTTTTGGAAAACATGGATACAACAAGAACAATTGTTAAGACATGTTTAAACCAGAAATACAGAGCAAAAGTGAAGGACTCATGTATTGGTTGTGGGCTTTGTGTAGATACATGTTTGATGAATGCCATATCGTTGGATAATCTCAAAGCACAGATAGACTCTGAGTCATGTTGTGGATGTCTTATGTGTGAAGAAAAATGTCCTACTAATTCAATTAAAATAGTTTTGGAGGTTGAAGAAAATCCAAATCCCTCAAAAACGTAG